The Amphiura filiformis chromosome 13, Afil_fr2py, whole genome shotgun sequence genome segment CGCGCTttaaagttgaatttatactcaatcgcttttttGCAGGAAAGTGAGTCGCACGCACGCTCAGTATGCCAAATCAACTTCGTTTTGGCACACTGAGCATGCGCGAGCGATTCTTTTCTGCAAAAGTGATTGAGTACAAATCTAGGGATATGTGAAACCTTAGCTCCCGTGTTGTACATACAAGTTTTGAAGTCTTAAATGCATAACAAAATTTAGGGGGAAATTTGGATAAGattaatattttatcaaaaagCGATCAATCAAGAATGACAAATGAAAACGACATCGGAAGGTAACTGTTGTAGGTTATACCTTTGAACTGAGCTGAGATTTGGACTACTTGATTAGGTTCTGGTTATCCCCAGTTGTATAGCCAGTGGACAGCTGCCACTTCCCCGTGggatacaccccccccccccccacccccacccaccaacGCACATGCTGGCCGCCGTGTTATTTTAGATTTTTGACCTTTTGCCAATTTCGCCACTGGTTACTCCATCATttcatttcgtttcgtttcgtttcattTCATATCCAGTTTCATTTCCAGTTTCATTTCCAGTGTCATTTCCATGCCGTTTCATTTCCAGTTTCATTTCCAGTTTCATTCTCAGTTTCATTTCCAGTTTCATTTCCAGTTTCATTTCCAGTTTCATTTCCAGTTTCATTTCCAGTTTCATTTCCAGTTTCATTTCCAGTTTCATTTCCTGTTTTATTTCCAGTTTCAGTTTCATTTCCAGTTCCATTTCCAGCCCCATTTCCAGTTTCATTTCCAGCTCCATTCTCAGCCCATTTCCAGTTCCATTTCCAGTTTCATTTCCAGCCCCATTCCAGTTCCATTTCCAGTTCCATTTCATTCCAGCCCATTTCCAGTTTCATTTCAGTTCCATTTGCAGTTTTCCATTTCCAGCCCCATTTCCAGCCCATTTCCAGTTCCATTTCCAGTTTCATCCAGCCCAGTTTCATTTCCAGTTTCATTTCCAGTTTCATTTCCAGTTTCATTTCCAGTTTCATTTCACAGTCTCATTTCCATTTCCAGTTTCATTTCCAGTTTCAGTTTCATTTCCAGTTTCATTTCCAGTTTCATTTCCGGTTTCATTTCCGGTTTCATTTCCGGTTTCATTTCCAGTTTCATTTCCAGTTTCATTTTCAGTTTCATTTCCAGTTTCATTTCCAGTTTCATTTCCAGTTTCATTTCCAGTTTCATTTCCAGTTTCATTTCCAGTTTCATTTCCAGTTTCATTTCCAGTTTCATTTCCAGTTTCATTTCCATTTTCAGTTTCATTTCCAGTTTCATTTTCAGTTTCATTTCCAGTTTCATTTCCAGTTTCATTTCCAGTTTTATTTCCAGTTTCATTTCCAGTTTCATTTCCGGTTTCATTTCATTTCCAGTTTCAGTTTACATTCATTCAGAATTATCACCACGCACAAAAACTGCCTAATTGCTCAAATATGGTGTTTTTGTTTGAATAGATGTGTTTTATGTCCCATGCAAATCAAAAATAGCATTATTAATAAAGAAAGGGCTAAACTTGAATACCGTATTACTTATAAAAGTCATATAAAAATTAATCCTGCAAGGGTCTCTGTTTCATCAATAATATCTAGTTTAGCTATAGTTTTAATGAATATTTTTAACGCAATGTCCATAAACACTTCACTTTCACTGACGAATTTCAATATCCCTATATACCAGCAATGTATTCCGACTTAATTTTTCTGGTTGACTTGCGTTGTCACATCAAAGCTAATGGTGTTATACTCAGTAAAAATACGCATCTTCTTCCAAATAAGATGTCAACGTTATTATAATATGAATAGAATTATCATAAACTTTGTATTGGTACATTAATATTTCATTCATGCGTTAAGAAACATGATCTCCTTCGCCTTTTTCCAGACGTTTCATTTTTCTTAACTCATCAATCTTGGCGTAAAATGATTGATTATTGGTGACAATGTCTCAAGCATTGTACAACCTGCAACTCCAACTGTCAGCGAGGCGAGCAACAAAATGTGACATCCTCACCATCCTCACGCGTTTCTGAGTAAATATCGTAGCTCCTGCGTGTTAGTGGGCTCCAATGCCAgcatcgggctattccatttaaaatccacactacccctgtggaagattttggaaatatcttcttcagagggagtatggttttcaaatgtaattagtcagggttaatcattttgaaaccaatactccccctgtattatgcctTTACCAATATCTTCaataactggagtgagtatttcaaatgtaagttacccaactgtctattctatttgaaattcatactccctctgtggaagatatttccaaaatcttccacaggggtagtgtggatttcaaatggaatagcacactGTTGTGGGGTAAGTTGTAGCAATAGCTTGTGGGGTACAATTTCCCGGGTATAAATCATGGTTTCCATAAAGCAAAAATACCAGAACCCCATAAGGTATCAAACGCGTGGAAATGCTATttttacactgtaaattggccagaacacatggaacgttGTATatcggttttttaacacatgacacgtgttcaacttatttagtgTGAACATCTGAGACATGTATACATAAGATACAGttgaacacatgacacatgtgtaataagtgttctaaaatatttcagaacatcagtgttcaaactacaagaacaccagtgttcaaatgaaacaaagaaagacataagGAAATAAGAACACGTGTTAAGTGGGGTtaagtgttcaaaaggtgttacataattatgtgttctaagttttgaaatgttgttttatttttaaaaatcaaatgtaACAATGTTTCCTTTATAGTGCTAGGTAAGAAGACACTATTTAGTATGGATATGCAGACATCTTTTCATAACTAATCTTGGAAACAGAGACAGAACACTAGTGTCAATTAGTGTTCTATGACTTTTACAGCGTAGAAGTATTATATACATCATATAGGGGAGGGGTGAGGTGGGTCTGTGTGAAAAACCGTTCCCCGCGGTGGTACATTTTTTACCCCACAAGAATATTATATTCCTTGAGAAAGCACCACTGGCATACGGTATACACACATAATACAGGATCCTACAAGAATTCTGGTGTTATTGATGTGGGGACATATAGAGGATGAGGGTGCTTTGGTATTCACCCGCAACTAGATGTTGGTCAGGAACACTCCGTGAGGACACATTCCTTAGTTCCTTGAAGCCACTACGACTTTTTTGTTTTCTCAATCATTAGGACAAAGagagccttaagggggtactacaccactgcccaatttttgcctattttgtatttttctcaaaaattatagcgcattggggacaggtaagatatgtatattataggggcaaagacaacAACTATAACTGCACtggaaattattttatttcagcacagacaacagttgtggagttacagtcaaaatgagggaaaaccaatatttgatcaataactacttgctttgagttgctgaattttcagtacagtagttgtagtccttgcccctataatatgcatatcttacttgtcaccaatgggttataattttgagaaaaatgcaaaaataggcacaaaattggccaggggtgtagtacccccttaattgaacTAAGAAATGCGATACGTGTTTAAgatatgtgaaaatttcaaatcaGAACGTGTGCGTCCGAGCGAGTTCAGGAGTTGACAATGTGCATTTCTCATCTCAACGAGATCACTATAATGTCTGGACATTGCAGTCATGTGTTTCAAATCCCATCCTTTATTATTCATAATCTAATCACTGGTCATGATTTCTTTATGTATTATTTAAAATCTGAAGATAAACGCCTGGTGTAATCATCGGTAatcacaaaaaatatttataattaatgCTTGGATTATGAAACAGCATATGGTATCTCTGTATTAAGTCTTTGTTGAACGACTTTATTGTTAACTGATTATGACAGTGATGTTTCGTGAGAATAAATCCCGAATTTGCATCATTATTTCAAGATATATGATTATTTTAATATGTTCGCCATCTTTTTGTTTAACTTATACTCTTTACCCGAAAGACTAGTAAGAGCTCAATATAAATATAGTCATATAAAAACTTTCGACAAGATTTCGTGCGCTTTTTAATCTGGTTGGtttaatacccagcaaacacaaaacgttttcgacatcatttgctaaaggtttaatgttattgaaacgtttttatctaaaccaaaacccaaaatataacatgtttaaaacgttttaaaaacattttttggtttGCTGGGTATACTAAACTCAATTTATATTGTGATGGAAGAAGATACTTAACCactcacaaacacaccccacccacacacccctacccctgcacacacacccctacacctacATCACTGCACCCCATACACACCCCGCCCAGCCACCCCACACGCCACCAtatgtaaaataaaattatacaaaatgcatttcttacgtctactctttaagggggtactacacccattgcaattttttgcgttttttttttttttttttgaaatgagaaaaaaattggacaaagtggtatgcaaaatgaaggggcataTCTTCTcattctattggtggcatcggtatcaatggaGCTTACATGATTTTAAAGGTAGAATTAGCCAAAAAGTGGTACTAGTACATCAGgcatgtaccactttttggctaaTTCTACCTTTAAAAGCCTGTAAACTAGATTGATACCGATGctaccaataaaacgagaagctttgccccttcattttgcataccactttgtccaatttttttctcatttcttcacaaaatgcaaaaaacaacaacaaaaaaacaaaaacaaaaaacaaacaaaaaaaaacgtaAAAAATGCTGTGGTTGtactatcatcatcataatttcTTTATCTTTTTAAACGTATAATCTGAAAGGAGTAAACGTTCATACAACCATATTATTGAGCTATAAGAGAGCCATTAATCATACAATCCAATTATGCATCATATAAACATAATCTTTAAACCCACTCTGAGTAATTGTTTATAATAGCAACGTATATTTTCCATCTTCCGGAATACCGTGCTGGTGTATCTGTTGTAGTTCCGCACAAAACGTACTGTTTTATCACTGTTCCCTCACTGGTCTCTAAAATGACCGTGTTATAAAAGCCTTATTTATCATAAAACCTAATTAATGGATcataaaattacatattttggACGTATATGCCTATTACATATCTCATGACCCACTTTGCACAATTTTGATAGTATTGCACTCTTTCCATTTTCCGGAATGCCATTTATGTGTGCTGTGAATCTTTTTCAGCCCTACGTCTAATACTTATCCCGGGcgcgattatttttttttttttgtacatcatatatatttgtaaaaaattttcagtttttcataatttaacacggaataaagcaaaacttATTGAAAAATAAGATTttctgaaaaatatttaaaaatcaactgattttaccatACATCTATTTTGATCTTCctataaattgggctattccatttaaaatccacactacccctgtggaagatttagctaaagacttccacagagggagtatatgagttttgaatacaaaagacaaacttccatttgaaatactcactccagttgtggaagatataggtaaagttaTAATACacggggagtatgggtttcaaaatggttaaccctgaccaattacatttgaaaaacatactccctttgtggaagatatttcccgaatcttccacaggggtagtgtggatttcaactggaatagcgcgtTATTCTTTGTAACACTCTTTTATCATATTACACACACTTGGAAATTATTTATTTCTCTGTAGGCAAAATTTAAAAAGTCAAAAGATAAACGCGTGAACGTATAAATAAAAGACTTTTCTCACTATTACGTGAGGCAGCCATGATATTTTGATACTCTGAATTGATCTCTGGATATGTCATCTGTGACTCTTTGTGAAAGGTAGGCACTTACAAATATTTGTTATACATCTAGTGGGACGTCGGCGCCGGCCAgtcaaataaatgaaaatatggaGTTACTGGTCCATTTTGTTATATTTGCAAATTAATGTTGACTTACATAGATCTAGCATGTTTTATGCTAAATTTGTGTCTTTAAAACACGAAGAGAGTAAGGGTTATTAATAAATAGTAAAAGAAAGAATTCTAAAGCGACAACTATTATAAAATACCCTCTTAGGTTGTGTTCTTGAACATTTGATGTTGCTCATTTGATATGATAAACCTATTTTTAATGTTGATAACTTAATAAATAACTCATCAACACATGTCTTTTATCCCTTTGATCCCGAATCATTATGCTTGGATTGTCATTTGATTAGCTTACATTCGTGATTCTTCTAAGTAAAATATCCTCTTGCttatattattacatgtatatgtaaCCCATTAGCAAAATTACCTGATTAAAACCAATCTATAACCTAAATTGGTTTATTGAAAACTTAATTTCATTTGGTCATACGCTTTTAAAGTTCACTCTTAATGCTATAATAGAATACATTAAGCGTAGTATTAATATTAATTAGCCTCGCCTGCGTTGTCTTTGCAGGCAGCACTCAAACCCCGTTTATCAGTAAGACTGCTATACGGCGTAACACCCAAACCTCACGAGACCGTGTAAGCGCGCAGAGGCATTTCGCAGCCACTTGAAAACTAACAACCACCGTTACTCTCTTTTTGTCTTAACACTTATACATGTTAAATTCATATCTTTTGAGATGTTGTAACACATCGCCTAGAGCAAAGATATGAGAAAATAAAATCCATTTATTATTTGCAAGTTGGAGAATCGGTCTAATGGGACTCGATAACTTAATCTAACGGTAATTATTACTTTGAATCATTGAGGCACTCGGAGAGCGCCATGTGGCTTTTAAAGCATGGCTAGTGACAGCTTCTGCATATTTTATTGTCTTATTAGCTTCTGAACGGTCATCTTTCTTTCGTCTTAGTTCATTCCGCATCATGAGTTCAACATTGAACGTACCACGGGTGTTTTATTAACTGTGCTATATAGGTGAAATACAAGTGCTTGTATTTGCTCCAGGAACAAAGTTCGCAATGGCATTTTGTAGGAATGCTCACATATACTCACTCTACCAATTGATCATATTGACTGCTGTATCATTATTACACTCATCACCATTAGTATCTACTTCAAAAGCTGTATCTGCAACGGTTCCAGTAAATCCCGTTGAAACGGATGGAATATTATCCCTAAGCTGCAGAGTAAGGAATTTTGATGTACACAGCCACACCTTACACATATACCGAAGGACTATAGCAGCAGGACAAACAGAACAACTTTCAGTTGATGGTGCTATTTTGGAAAAAGTAGATGATCGGATGTTTCTGGCATTTCGACAGTTGGAGGGGCAGTCTGCTATTTACTTTCTGTCAATTATGGATGTTACTAAAGAAGATCAAGGTTTGTATTCCTGTAAAATTATTACTAAAGACGGACGTATAATGGAGATAGCGAGTGATGAGGTGAATATATCAGTGACATACTTTCCAGCAGATACGGACCCTGTATGCTCTCATTTAAGTCCTGGTCCAATAATGGAAGGAACGAAAGTTACTTTGAACTGCAGTTCTGAAGTCGCTAATCCACAGGTCTCAATCAACTGGCAAACTACGACCGGTACAAAATATGACAATACTAAAAGAAATGTGGTAAACAATAGGATATATTCAGTGCTTACAATAAAGGCATCTCGAAAAGACAATGGCGTTGTGTTTTTATGCGAAATAACGAGTGATGCGTTTCCAGATACTAGTCGTTCATGTCATATCGGTCCTCTTTCTGTACTAACAAATCCAGATTTATCATATGATGTTACAGAACATGTTCCAGAAACACCAGTGTTAAAACCGACTAAATCATCTTCAACTAAAATCGTGAAAACGGATCCGAATTTTAGCGCCAAAAACTGTAACGAAATGTGTTCGTACTTTTCCTATCCGTTATTACATTGGATAGTAGCAACTGCAGCAGCGGTATTTCTCGCTATAGTGTTtctaatatgtattgtgtttataTATGGAAAATATCGTCATATTAAGAGACAAACTAAGGAACAGTTTCATGGAGTACCGAGACTACCAGAAGGTATTTATTCAGAACTGGAATGTAAACACGGAGAAGCTAAAATGTATATGACTTTAGTGGATTCAGCCACGCCTGGCAACCAGGTAGAATTACATGATAAGAAGACAGGTGGTTATTACGGGGCAATGCCCGTCAATGCCCAACAATTTTGATGAATTTGTGATAGAAAGGAATAAGTATCCAACTCG includes the following:
- the LOC140168104 gene encoding uncharacterized protein, with product MAFCRNAHIYSLYQLIILTAVSLLHSSPLVSTSKAVSATVPVNPVETDGILSLSCRVRNFDVHSHTLHIYRRTIAAGQTEQLSVDGAILEKVDDRMFLAFRQLEGQSAIYFLSIMDVTKEDQGLYSCKIITKDGRIMEIASDEVNISVTYFPADTDPVCSHLSPGPIMEGTKVTLNCSSEVANPQVSINWQTTTGTKYDNTKRNVVNNRIYSVLTIKASRKDNGVVFLCEITSDAFPDTSRSCHIGPLSVLTNPDLSYDVTEHVPETPVLKPTKSSSTKIVKTDPNFSAKNCNEMCSYFSYPLLHWIVATAAAVFLAIVFLICIVFIYGKYRHIKRQTKEQFHGVPRLPEGIYSELECKHGEAKMYMTLVDSATPGNQVELHDKKTGGYYGAMPVNAQQF